A single genomic interval of Asinibacterium sp. OR53 harbors:
- a CDS encoding O-methyltransferase, producing the protein MTEEINQPFPSAYHNIVTATQLSGFTMASDVLTCSLLRTLAASRPSGKLLELGTGTGLSTSWILDGMDAAATLISIDNDPSFLKIAKENLEPDDRLNLVEADGGEWIASNRHQRFDFIFADTWHGKYLLLDEVLAMLNKGGLYIVDDMLPQANWPEGHQDKATKLVACLEAREDLVLTKQAWASGIIIAVKK; encoded by the coding sequence TTGACAGAAGAGATCAACCAGCCGTTTCCCAGCGCATATCATAACATTGTTACGGCCACGCAATTATCGGGGTTTACCATGGCATCCGATGTGTTAACCTGTTCTTTGTTGAGAACCCTTGCTGCTTCCAGGCCATCGGGTAAATTGCTGGAATTAGGAACAGGTACGGGCCTGTCCACCTCATGGATACTCGACGGGATGGATGCGGCAGCTACATTGATTTCTATAGACAACGACCCTTCTTTTCTGAAGATCGCCAAAGAAAATCTTGAACCTGATGATCGCCTGAACCTGGTTGAGGCCGATGGTGGTGAATGGATAGCAAGCAATAGACATCAGCGGTTTGATTTTATTTTTGCCGATACCTGGCATGGAAAATACCTGCTCCTGGACGAAGTGTTGGCGATGCTGAACAAGGGTGGTCTCTATATTGTAGACGATATGCTGCCGCAAGCCAATTGGCCGGAGGGGCACCAGGATAAAGCAACAAAACTGGTCGCATGCCTTGAAGCAAGAGAAGACCTGGTGCTGACAAAACAAGCCTGGGCAAGCGGGATCATTATTGCAGTGAAAAAATAA
- a CDS encoding helix-turn-helix domain-containing protein yields MTDKQVEKTKIDLYVIRKVKERRLKVGMSQADLAYALDVSVGFIGKIESPNYPTHYNIKHLNDLAKILKCSLQDFLPKKPL; encoded by the coding sequence ATGACCGATAAGCAAGTGGAAAAAACAAAAATCGACCTCTATGTGATTAGAAAGGTCAAGGAGAGAAGGCTCAAAGTGGGTATGTCCCAGGCCGATCTGGCTTATGCTCTTGACGTATCTGTTGGCTTTATTGGTAAGATTGAAAGCCCTAATTACCCTACCCATTACAATATTAAACATCTCAATGATCTTGCGAAAATACTGAAATGCAGCCTCCAGGATTTCCTGCCGAAGAAGCCCTTATAA
- a CDS encoding IS3 family transposase (programmed frameshift), whose translation MKKGRFTEAQIVSAMKKQESGIAVKEIAREMGISEATFYNWKAKYGGMEVSDVVKMKQMEAEISEYKKIVAELSLENRAMKNLIAKKFLTPEAKRETVHHLMEEEQLSNRKACELAGISRNTYRYQPKPKDDSEVQDALTVLTTKHVAIGFWQCCYRLWNKGHEWNHKRIYRVYTDMKLNIRRRGKKRLPERIKQPLNVPTAPNQVWSIDFMTDTLVDGRRFRLFNVMDDFNRESLAIEVDTSLPALRVIRVLERLIVQRGKPANIRCDNGPEFISHKLEEWCNDEQRQITIQFIQPGKPTQNAYIERKNGSIRREVLNAYLFYRLSEVREQTEEWRIDYNTERPHKSLGYLSPIRYAQMMEERKNLILENSN comes from the exons ATGAAAAAAGGAAGATTTACCGAAGCGCAGATTGTATCTGCAATGAAGAAACAGGAATCAGGAATTGCTGTTAAAGAGATTGCCCGAGAGATGGGTATCAGCGAAGCAACGTTTTACAATTGGAAGGCTAAGTATGGAGGCATGGAAGTGAGTGATGTTGTAAAAATGAAGCAGATGGAAGCTGAGATCAGTGAGTACAAGAAGATCGTGGCGGAGTTAAGCCTGGAGAACCGGGCAATGAAGAACCTGATCGCAAAAAAGT TTTTAACGCCTGAAGCGAAACGGGAAACTGTTCATCATCTGATGGAAGAAGAGCAGTTAAGTAACCGTAAGGCGTGCGAACTGGCAGGTATATCCCGCAACACCTACCGGTATCAACCAAAACCTAAGGATGACAGTGAAGTTCAGGATGCACTGACGGTTTTAACAACCAAACATGTTGCCATTGGATTTTGGCAGTGTTGCTATCGTCTTTGGAATAAAGGGCATGAATGGAATCATAAACGGATCTATCGGGTATACACAGATATGAAGCTGAATATCCGTCGCAGAGGCAAGAAACGGCTCCCAGAGCGGATAAAGCAACCCTTAAACGTTCCAACAGCACCTAACCAGGTATGGAGCATTGATTTTATGACCGACACGCTCGTAGATGGCAGAAGGTTCCGATTGTTCAATGTGATGGATGATTTTAACCGTGAATCGCTGGCGATAGAGGTTGACACCTCACTTCCGGCACTCAGGGTGATCAGGGTACTGGAAAGACTGATTGTTCAGCGAGGCAAGCCTGCCAATATCCGTTGCGACAATGGCCCAGAGTTTATCAGCCACAAACTGGAAGAGTGGTGCAATGATGAGCAAAGACAGATTACGATACAATTTATTCAACCGGGGAAACCCACACAAAATGCATACATAGAAAGGAAGAATGGAAGCATCAGAAGAGAAGTATTGAATGCTTACCTGTTTTATCGTTTGTCAGAAGTGAGAGAACAGACCGAAGAGTGGAGGATCGACTATAACACTGAACGACCACACAAATCGTTAGGTTATCTCTCACCGATCAGGTATGCGCAAATGATGGAAGAACGAAAAAACCTTATCTTAGAAAACTCTAACTAA
- a CDS encoding helix-turn-helix domain-containing protein, which produces MLSVDDKDSKNNDKFVIVRKNLSRSLWYYVKQIKDTKLLQKISLVLKQLRETKGLTQEEIFNETNIHIGRIETAKVNVTISTLSTLCKFFDISLSEFIKRVEKL; this is translated from the coding sequence ATGCTAAGTGTAGATGATAAAGATAGTAAAAATAATGACAAATTCGTCATTGTTAGAAAAAATCTTTCTCGGTCCCTTTGGTATTACGTGAAGCAGATAAAAGATACCAAACTTTTGCAAAAAATTTCTCTTGTATTAAAGCAGTTACGAGAAACCAAAGGTCTGACTCAAGAAGAAATCTTTAATGAAACTAATATTCATATAGGACGAATTGAAACTGCAAAGGTGAATGTTACAATTAGTACATTATCAACCCTATGCAAATTCTTTGACATTTCTCTTTCTGAATTTATTAAAAGAGTAGAAAAACTTTAG
- a CDS encoding SusC/RagA family TonB-linked outer membrane protein — protein sequence MNLYLVHSRRPSSSNELGQFNLAIDKLPDTLVVNLTGYQSQQIVIRDPSPIHLSLIPISATLTEVIVNTGYQQLPKERSAGSFTQVSTALLNRRVGANILDRLDGIASGLIFNRNKTPAANESGIMIRGRSTIFANPEPLIIVDNFPYQGDINSINPNDVETITLLKDATASSIWGVRAGNGVIVITTKKAGLDKKNNVQVLANLTIGSKPDLFYRPTISAEDYLGLEAFLFNKGYYNYRISSRFQSLPAGIELLARQKAGIISPTEAAAQFELLSRQDSKAGLLKYFYQPSIAQQYAVSLSGGSAQQSYYFSTGYDQSSGPVIGDYQNRLSIRGVNTYQLLSGKLSLQSEVNLTTSRSQSPSSAYSLSYPIYTLFVDNNGNALPVYRDYRKQWLDTIGQRQLLDWTYVPLRERDLINKQTNLVEYRLVQHLKFRINRSIDAALYYQFQKGNAASNNLQAQDSYYTRDLINRYSQPNYMNSIVARAIPLGDIFDRTITEYHTHQARAQVHFRQQWGDKHKLDILTGAEISDYKNFSESIRKYGYNADNTTDVAVNLVTPFFTLPYGFTSRIPLMNSQKGLTDRYLSYFSNIGYQFKDRYLVNISARKDASNLFGVNANQRSIPLWSIGAGWVVSKESFFKARNIDHLKVRLTYGYSGNVDKSTTAKTTAGVFYTSFFQQPTEYLINPPNPDLSWEKISTLNTGIDFSFKKDLLSGSLDVFVKQGRDLMGNSPVASQTGVSLFRQNVADMHTKGFDVVLNAHPVKGTWDWSISMLYSYAAEEITRYLVKPDQASYVVTSIANNPVQGKPWSAVFAYPWAGLNNEAGHPQGIVEGKTSTDYYRLINPLSIDELLYKGPGRPTSFGGLRHELGWRGFKFSANVTYEFGYYFRRNSIHYYNLFAATASTGTLVNADYNLRWQKPGDEMHTIVPSMVYPAGYARDEFYQYSDPLIERGDHIRLKDIRLSYDWALSTKSGKITCQFYGYANNLGILWRANKAGMDPNTVNSYPVPTTYSVGVHLKF from the coding sequence GTGAACCTATATTTGGTTCATTCCAGGCGCCCCAGTTCAAGTAACGAACTGGGGCAATTTAACCTAGCCATCGACAAGCTGCCCGATACGCTTGTTGTGAATCTAACCGGCTATCAGTCTCAGCAGATCGTTATTCGCGACCCATCACCGATCCATTTGTCTCTGATACCCATTTCTGCCACACTCACTGAGGTGATTGTCAATACAGGTTACCAGCAATTACCTAAAGAACGTTCAGCAGGCTCTTTTACGCAGGTCAGTACGGCACTGCTGAACAGAAGGGTTGGTGCCAATATTCTTGACCGCCTGGATGGTATTGCTAGCGGGCTCATCTTCAACCGGAACAAAACTCCGGCGGCCAACGAATCCGGCATTATGATTCGCGGGCGCAGTACCATCTTTGCCAATCCAGAGCCCCTGATTATTGTAGACAATTTCCCTTACCAGGGAGATATTAATTCCATTAATCCTAATGATGTAGAAACCATTACACTGCTCAAAGATGCAACAGCCTCTTCTATCTGGGGTGTACGTGCTGGTAACGGTGTAATCGTTATTACCACAAAAAAAGCGGGTCTAGACAAAAAAAACAACGTACAGGTGCTGGCAAACCTGACTATTGGCAGTAAGCCTGATTTGTTTTACCGCCCCACCATCAGTGCCGAAGATTACTTAGGGTTGGAAGCATTTTTATTCAACAAAGGGTATTATAACTATCGGATCAGTTCACGGTTTCAAAGCTTGCCCGCGGGCATCGAACTGCTGGCCCGGCAAAAGGCCGGAATAATTAGCCCAACCGAAGCAGCGGCCCAATTTGAACTGCTTTCCAGGCAGGATAGCAAGGCAGGGCTTCTCAAATATTTCTACCAACCTTCAATTGCTCAACAATATGCAGTTTCTCTAAGTGGTGGCAGTGCACAGCAATCCTATTACTTTTCTACAGGGTATGACCAGTCTAGCGGACCTGTAATCGGAGACTATCAGAACCGGCTCAGCATTCGTGGCGTTAATACTTACCAATTGCTTTCCGGAAAACTGTCGCTACAGTCGGAAGTGAACCTGACAACTTCAAGATCACAAAGCCCTTCCTCAGCTTATAGCTTATCATATCCCATTTACACCCTTTTTGTAGATAATAATGGTAATGCTCTGCCCGTATACAGAGATTACCGTAAGCAGTGGCTTGATACCATCGGGCAGCGTCAGTTGCTCGACTGGACATATGTACCACTACGGGAGCGCGATCTCATTAACAAGCAAACCAATCTCGTTGAATACCGGCTGGTGCAACACCTAAAGTTCAGGATCAACAGATCGATCGATGCTGCGCTATACTACCAGTTCCAGAAGGGTAATGCCGCCAGTAACAATTTACAAGCCCAGGATAGTTATTATACCAGGGATTTGATCAATCGCTACTCACAACCGAATTATATGAACAGCATTGTGGCAAGGGCAATTCCTCTAGGAGATATTTTTGATAGAACAATTACCGAGTATCATACACACCAAGCCAGAGCACAGGTCCATTTTCGTCAGCAATGGGGCGATAAGCATAAGCTGGATATTCTAACGGGGGCAGAGATAAGTGATTACAAAAACTTTAGTGAAAGTATTCGCAAATACGGATACAATGCTGACAATACTACCGATGTCGCGGTTAATCTGGTAACTCCCTTTTTCACATTGCCTTATGGATTTACCAGCCGCATTCCCCTGATGAATAGTCAAAAAGGGCTCACAGATCGTTACCTGTCTTACTTCTCTAATATTGGATACCAATTCAAAGACCGTTACCTGGTTAATATCAGCGCTCGCAAAGATGCTTCCAACCTCTTTGGTGTCAACGCCAACCAGCGAAGTATTCCGCTATGGTCTATTGGGGCCGGCTGGGTAGTTTCCAAAGAATCTTTTTTTAAAGCGCGAAATATTGACCACCTGAAAGTCAGATTGACTTATGGTTACAGCGGAAACGTAGATAAATCAACCACTGCAAAAACTACTGCCGGGGTTTTTTATACCAGTTTCTTTCAGCAGCCTACGGAATATCTTATCAATCCGCCTAACCCGGATTTGTCGTGGGAAAAAATCAGTACACTAAATACAGGAATAGATTTTTCATTCAAAAAAGACTTGTTATCGGGCAGCCTGGATGTTTTTGTGAAACAGGGCAGAGACCTGATGGGCAATAGCCCTGTTGCTTCACAGACTGGCGTAAGTCTGTTCAGACAAAATGTGGCTGATATGCATACGAAAGGGTTTGATGTCGTGCTCAACGCACATCCTGTGAAAGGCACCTGGGACTGGTCCATCAGTATGCTATATAGTTATGCGGCCGAGGAGATTACCCGTTATCTCGTTAAACCTGATCAAGCCAGCTATGTTGTTACGTCCATAGCCAACAATCCAGTACAAGGTAAACCCTGGAGTGCAGTGTTTGCCTATCCTTGGGCAGGGCTGAATAATGAAGCCGGTCATCCACAAGGGATAGTAGAAGGAAAAACCAGTACGGATTATTACCGGCTAATCAATCCTTTATCAATAGATGAACTGCTCTACAAGGGGCCGGGAAGACCCACCAGTTTTGGTGGACTGCGACATGAACTCGGCTGGCGAGGTTTCAAGTTTTCAGCAAATGTTACCTATGAATTCGGGTACTATTTCAGGAGAAATTCTATCCATTACTATAATCTTTTTGCCGCCACAGCTTCTACCGGTACGCTTGTGAATGCAGATTACAATTTACGCTGGCAAAAACCGGGAGATGAAATGCATACTATTGTGCCTTCTATGGTATATCCTGCAGGATATGCGAGAGATGAATTCTACCAGTACAGCGATCCGCTTATTGAAAGAGGAGATCATATCAGGCTCAAAGACATCCGGCTTTCTTATGATTGGGCACTGTCTACAAAGAGCGGCAAGATCACCTGTCAATTCTATGGTTATGCAAATAACCTGGGCATTCTTTGGCGAGCCAATAAAGCAGGAATGGACCCTAATACTGTTAACAGCTATCCCGTTCCTACTACTTATAGTGTTGGCGTTCATCTCAAATTCTAA
- a CDS encoding RagB/SusD family nutrient uptake outer membrane protein, whose protein sequence is MKNICLYLFVLFSILAVPGCTKTSFLDAKPNTNIVIPSTLTDLRALLNNTYVFSYSPGIGEVSADNYYLEPDDWNALSALEHNLYIWEKNLYGAQRQLDDWSIPNQQILYTNIVLEQWEKIHPLSRDTVEWRDIKGAALFLRAYAMAHLIFHFAPAYDSTSAGTLDGIPIRLSTDIHTIKQRSKLQVCIDQTIADTRESLQWLQNAIPLREKNRPSRTAAYALLSRIYLACRQYDLAGKMADSALMLYHKLIDYNTIDTRTNTPFDRYNEESIYFSQSMPTLEVAVTYSNVVFADTNVYKSYSSNDLRQQIYFRSISGSPGKIGFKSGYSGTILLFTGLTTDELYLNRAEAFAKVGNTSAALNDLNHLLSKRWKMGFYIPYQANSVQETLLLIRQERRKELIWRGLRWIDLKRYNQEGANITLTRQLTPNSYTLSPNDPRYIFPFPDDEITLSGIAQNLR, encoded by the coding sequence ATGAAAAATATTTGTTTATACCTATTCGTGCTGTTTTCTATTCTGGCTGTACCAGGCTGCACCAAAACGAGCTTCCTGGATGCCAAGCCTAATACCAATATTGTGATTCCCAGTACCCTTACTGACTTAAGAGCGTTGTTGAACAATACATATGTATTCAGTTATTCACCTGGTATTGGAGAAGTTTCTGCTGATAATTATTACCTGGAGCCAGATGATTGGAATGCTCTTTCGGCATTGGAACACAATCTCTATATCTGGGAGAAAAATCTATATGGGGCCCAGCGGCAATTAGACGATTGGAGTATTCCTAATCAACAAATATTATATACCAATATAGTTTTGGAACAATGGGAAAAGATACACCCGTTGTCCAGAGATACCGTTGAGTGGAGGGACATCAAAGGTGCAGCTCTTTTTTTAAGAGCGTATGCTATGGCTCACCTGATTTTTCATTTTGCCCCCGCATACGATAGTACCAGTGCAGGAACACTTGATGGGATACCCATTCGTTTGTCAACAGATATCCATACTATCAAGCAGCGTAGTAAGCTGCAAGTATGTATAGATCAAACCATTGCCGACACCAGGGAATCACTTCAATGGCTACAAAATGCTATTCCGCTGAGGGAAAAGAACAGGCCTAGCCGAACAGCGGCCTATGCATTGCTTTCCCGTATCTATCTTGCCTGCCGCCAATATGATTTAGCCGGGAAAATGGCAGACAGCGCATTGATGCTCTATCATAAATTGATAGACTATAATACGATCGATACAAGAACAAACACTCCCTTCGACCGGTACAATGAGGAATCTATTTATTTTTCTCAAAGCATGCCAACATTAGAAGTGGCTGTTACTTATTCCAATGTAGTGTTTGCAGATACGAATGTCTATAAATCTTATTCAAGTAATGACCTTCGCCAACAGATTTATTTTCGATCTATTAGTGGTTCCCCTGGAAAAATTGGGTTCAAAAGTGGTTATAGCGGTACTATTCTACTTTTTACTGGCCTTACAACCGATGAACTGTATCTAAATAGGGCAGAAGCGTTTGCAAAAGTGGGTAATACATCCGCCGCTCTAAATGATTTAAATCATTTGCTCTCAAAAAGATGGAAAATGGGCTTTTATATTCCGTACCAGGCAAATTCAGTGCAGGAAACACTTCTGCTTATTCGGCAGGAGAGGCGGAAAGAGTTGATTTGGAGAGGGCTTAGATGGATTGATCTAAAAAGATATAACCAGGAAGGAGCCAATATTACCCTTACTCGTCAGTTAACCCCAAACAGTTATACGCTCTCTCCCAACGATCCCAGGTATATTTTTCCTTTTCCGGACGACGAAATTACCTTGAGCGGCATCGCCCAAAATCTCAGGTAG
- a CDS encoding TlpA disulfide reductase family protein, with the protein MKKYFLILILLGLFRWGYSQRFKNGSNSACLKFQFNDFRIDTMTLLIYPQKLGITRVASTAYRVPIHNGKGEIIIPLANNLCYFQAESNHWPRLYLDNYLLEPGDHVLISVDTTGIKPSENIMNQGLRFNGKGATKYEVNFRLDSLREVIRKEAFTSGPPRFLEQKNLEDRWRYHDSILGDSRSRLLKELGLYKGRVSSTVFGTMKADIYYVILEELMGDWRTEWSIAKRSPDSTAQLERLKVIYHQRLWDEMERYTTSKEGRIHSSAYLDYQISKVLSKARMLNPNHIQYLPKAIEYLPIMRMVEQRQFARLATGFIAYLLSYTIPVGRLDEMLLHVMNDQNNMIYQHLLKDMYERYFSIKDCYPFTLTSVGGKKVSLEELKGKKLLIDIWFTGCMPCIKLATKLSELDELLKHDDSFVLVSICMDQEESIWKESVASGKYTSKDHLNLYTDGWGVQHPFLQHYGIGGAPKLLLVDSRGRLHDSNVFIPITKEDVDRLATQIAAIP; encoded by the coding sequence ATGAAAAAATATTTTTTGATTTTAATACTTCTCGGCCTATTTCGTTGGGGATATTCCCAAAGATTTAAAAATGGGAGTAATAGTGCGTGTTTGAAGTTTCAATTCAATGACTTCAGAATTGACACGATGACGCTATTGATATATCCTCAAAAACTTGGGATAACCAGAGTAGCTTCCACAGCCTATCGAGTTCCTATCCATAACGGTAAAGGTGAAATCATCATTCCTTTAGCGAATAACCTTTGCTATTTTCAAGCTGAATCCAACCATTGGCCCAGGCTCTATCTGGATAACTATCTATTGGAACCTGGTGACCATGTATTGATAAGTGTAGACACTACAGGGATCAAACCATCTGAAAATATCATGAACCAAGGGCTTCGCTTTAATGGAAAAGGAGCAACCAAGTATGAGGTGAACTTTCGTTTAGATAGTTTAAGAGAGGTAATCAGGAAAGAAGCTTTTACATCAGGCCCGCCACGATTTTTGGAGCAGAAGAACCTGGAAGATCGGTGGAGATACCATGATAGTATTCTTGGAGACTCCAGAAGCAGGCTATTGAAAGAATTAGGCCTTTACAAAGGCAGAGTTTCTTCGACTGTCTTCGGTACTATGAAAGCTGATATTTATTACGTTATCCTGGAAGAACTAATGGGTGATTGGAGAACAGAATGGTCAATTGCAAAACGCTCTCCCGACTCTACAGCCCAATTGGAAAGGCTGAAAGTTATTTATCATCAAAGACTCTGGGATGAGATGGAAAGGTACACGACCAGTAAAGAAGGGAGGATTCATTCATCAGCTTATCTGGATTACCAGATAAGCAAAGTGCTTTCAAAAGCTAGAATGTTAAACCCTAATCATATTCAGTATTTGCCAAAAGCTATTGAATATCTGCCCATCATGAGAATGGTAGAACAGCGGCAATTTGCCAGATTAGCTACCGGCTTTATAGCTTACTTATTATCTTATACCATTCCGGTTGGTCGTTTGGATGAAATGCTTCTGCACGTAATGAATGACCAGAACAATATGATTTACCAGCACTTGTTGAAGGACATGTACGAACGCTATTTTTCAATAAAGGATTGTTATCCATTTACACTTACCAGTGTTGGGGGTAAGAAAGTGAGCCTAGAAGAGCTGAAAGGAAAGAAACTGCTGATTGATATTTGGTTCACTGGTTGTATGCCCTGCATTAAACTTGCAACGAAACTTAGCGAATTGGATGAACTGCTGAAACATGATGACTCCTTTGTATTGGTCAGCATTTGCATGGATCAGGAAGAATCAATCTGGAAGGAAAGTGTAGCTTCAGGTAAATACACGAGTAAAGACCATCTGAATCTTTATACAGATGGATGGGGCGTACAGCATCCTTTTTTGCAACATTATGGAATTGGAGGAGCGCCTAAGCTTCTGCTTGTAGATAGCAGGGGGCGACTTCATGATTCCAATGTTTTTATACCCATTACTAAAGAAGATGTTGATCGGCTAGCTACTCAAATTGCTGCTATACCGTAA
- a CDS encoding DUF6520 family protein, whose translation MKKFSFLLMGAFVIAVASAFTATKPVIQTTAYGYTGTEWKQVNVEDVNVTYKCNAGSSYCLYQDPSFANPLPGQTPNKVFVSLR comes from the coding sequence ATGAAAAAGTTCAGTTTTTTATTGATGGGCGCCTTTGTCATTGCGGTTGCCAGCGCTTTCACTGCCACTAAACCTGTAATACAGACCACCGCTTACGGTTATACAGGAACAGAGTGGAAGCAGGTCAACGTAGAGGATGTCAATGTCACTTACAAATGCAATGCTGGATCTAGTTATTGCCTCTACCAGGACCCTTCTTTCGCTAATCCGTTACCAGGTCAGACACCTAATAAAGTGTTTGTCTCATTAAGGTAA
- a CDS encoding MauE/DoxX family redox-associated membrane protein produces the protein MKRLFYQLIVLLLVALYSYTATSKWADFIKFRNEMMNQPIAHWVAESLIYTLPVVELAIALGLLAEKFRKMALLLSSVLLLSFTLYAYAVIIGGFSRIPCSCGGFIGEMTWLQHLFFTLILSIASFWSFCSSNQKLYMYNRSS, from the coding sequence ATGAAAAGACTATTTTATCAACTCATCGTTCTATTGCTGGTAGCCTTATACAGCTATACAGCTACCAGTAAGTGGGCGGATTTTATAAAGTTTCGTAACGAAATGATGAACCAGCCGATTGCTCATTGGGTTGCAGAATCATTGATTTACACTTTACCTGTTGTTGAGCTGGCTATTGCACTGGGGCTGCTTGCCGAAAAGTTTAGAAAAATGGCTCTGTTGCTTTCGAGTGTACTGTTATTATCTTTTACACTGTATGCATATGCTGTTATAATAGGCGGCTTTAGCAGGATACCATGCAGTTGCGGAGGATTCATTGGTGAAATGACCTGGCTGCAACACCTGTTCTTCACTCTTATCTTATCAATAGCGAGTTTTTGGTCGTTTTGTTCGTCCAATCAAAAATTATACATGTATAACAGGAGTAGCTGA
- a CDS encoding AraC family transcriptional regulator produces MVIVSELAHGKMHFHKQRLTTRRIYPAFYIPEGEAFEASSMAVDIFYQYFSNNSFSLFHCIVHVHEDSVLSVQSVDEYWSCQLIYKSHLTGKSNGKTFKYLQGQVLLGEKKLTEHSFYLKAGCVYEMLAIPIPPEWLLPLAKARHLISKPVWGHYKMLESFEKVMKAPNKDGLPKELFEWVVRTVTGNTAKEWPISERQVDNLFYVQEQMKLDLHKKAGLKAWASQAQMNLTTFKYLFNQVFGVTPYNYLLEMRLEAAKKMAVEEPDLSLAAIAERCGFITYKNLHRLFYTKEKMTLTAWKKLQRLLQMLIASDVLDTCWL; encoded by the coding sequence ATGGTAATAGTATCGGAGCTTGCGCATGGGAAAATGCATTTTCACAAACAACGGCTAACTACACGGAGAATTTATCCGGCCTTTTATATTCCAGAGGGAGAAGCTTTTGAAGCATCCAGTATGGCTGTTGATATTTTTTATCAGTACTTCTCAAATAATTCATTCAGTTTATTTCATTGTATTGTTCATGTACATGAAGACAGTGTGTTAAGTGTACAATCTGTTGACGAATACTGGTCTTGCCAATTGATCTATAAAAGCCATCTTACCGGGAAATCTAATGGCAAAACATTTAAGTATTTGCAAGGGCAGGTATTGCTGGGTGAGAAAAAACTTACCGAACATAGTTTTTACCTGAAAGCGGGGTGTGTATATGAAATGCTTGCTATACCAATACCTCCTGAATGGTTATTACCCCTTGCAAAGGCCCGCCATCTGATTAGTAAACCTGTATGGGGCCATTACAAAATGCTGGAAAGCTTTGAAAAGGTGATGAAGGCACCTAACAAGGATGGCCTGCCGAAAGAGTTGTTCGAATGGGTTGTACGAACAGTTACCGGCAATACTGCCAAAGAATGGCCTATCAGTGAAAGACAGGTAGATAATCTTTTCTATGTGCAGGAACAGATGAAACTAGACCTGCACAAGAAAGCAGGATTGAAAGCCTGGGCTTCACAGGCGCAAATGAACCTTACAACTTTTAAATATTTGTTCAACCAGGTTTTTGGTGTTACGCCCTATAACTATTTGTTGGAAATGCGCCTGGAAGCTGCTAAAAAGATGGCTGTTGAAGAACCTGATCTCAGCCTTGCTGCCATCGCAGAACGCTGCGGTTTTATTACCTATAAAAACCTCCACAGATTATTTTATACAAAGGAAAAAATGACCCTCACTGCATGGAAGAAATTGCAGCGTCTCTTACAAATGCTCATTGCCTCTGATGTATTGGATACTTGCTGGTTATAG
- a CDS encoding RNA polymerase sigma factor, with protein sequence MCNEKYLLEQLIAGDEAAFKQLYFLYSERLYGNLLKLLKSESIAQEILQDVFMKIWDRRQHIDTEKSFRSYLFRIAENMVCNFYKKASREKALLQQLVSKSSEEYAHVEETLFSKEQKSFLHNAIESLPPQRKQVFELCKVEGKSYDEVSGLLGISISTISDHIVKANRFLREYCIKNKEFIIPALLVTLWSC encoded by the coding sequence ATGTGTAATGAGAAATACCTGCTTGAACAATTGATTGCCGGTGATGAAGCGGCATTTAAGCAGCTCTATTTTTTATACAGTGAAAGATTATACGGCAACTTATTAAAACTGCTTAAATCTGAATCGATAGCCCAGGAAATATTGCAGGATGTGTTCATGAAAATATGGGACCGCCGGCAGCATATCGATACAGAAAAATCTTTTCGCTCCTATCTTTTTCGCATTGCAGAGAACATGGTCTGCAACTTCTATAAAAAAGCCTCCCGCGAAAAAGCGCTGCTACAACAACTGGTATCCAAATCTTCCGAAGAATACGCACACGTAGAAGAAACCCTTTTTTCCAAAGAACAAAAGAGTTTCCTGCACAATGCCATAGAATCCTTGCCGCCCCAGCGCAAGCAGGTATTTGAGCTTTGTAAGGTAGAAGGCAAAAGTTACGATGAAGTCAGCGGTCTGCTGGGCATTTCCATCTCCACCATCAGCGACCATATTGTAAAAGCCAACCGCTTTCTCAGGGAATATTGTATCAAAAACAAAGAATTCATCATCCCTGCCTTGTTGGTTACCCTTTGGAGCTGTTAA